The region CGGGTACGTTGTGGTTTCGTTTTAGTATGAACAAAATTAGCATAGCCTCGCTCGCCTCCGGCGAGTGTGAGCTATCCTGTGGCCTCCGGCTACTTTGCCCCTCCACCAACAAAAAAGCCGCGCCACCTGATACAGGCGGCGCGGCAGAAGTATAGTTGGCAGATCTATACTTACTATTGATTTTGTTGATACGGGTTCACGCCCATGTTCTCGTAAATGAAGGCATAGGTATCGGCATACTCCTGGATTACGAGTGAGGTAGGCTTACCGGCACCGTGCCCAGCGCGCACATCCACCCTGATTAAGTATGGATTGCCCGGAGCGCCCTTATCCTGCAGCTCAGAGATGAACTTGAACGAGTGCGCCGGCACCACGCGGTCGTCGTGGTCGGCGGTTTTTACCAGGGTAGCCGGGTATTTCACGCCCTCTTTGATGTTGTGCAGCGGCGAGAAAGTATACAGGTTCTTGAACTGCGCCTCATCCTCTGATGAGCCGTACTCCGGCACCCACGCCCAGCCGATGGTGAATTTGTGGAAGCGCAGCATGTCCATTACGCCTACCGCAGGCAGGGCTACTTTGGCCAGTTCCGGGCGCTGCGTCATAAAGGCGCCTACCAGCAAACCGCCGTTAGAGCCACCGGCCACAGCCAGTCTCTCCGACGAAGTATACTTCTGGTCGATCAGGTATTCGGCAGCCGCAATGAAGTCGTCGAATACGTTTTGCTTGTTTGGCGTCATGCCGGCTTTGTGCCAGTCTTCGCCGTACTCGCCGCCACCGCGCAGGTTCGGCATGGCATACACGCCGCCGTTCTCCAGCCACAACATGTTGGCAATGCTAAAGCTTGGTGTCATCGAGATGTTAAAGCCGCCGTAGGCGTACAGGTAGGTCGGATTGGTGCCGTCCAGCTTCAGGCCTTTTTTGTGCACGATGAACATCGGAACCTTGGTGCCATCCTTGGAAGTATAAAACACCTGCTTCGTTTCAAAGGCATCGGTATTTACGTTTACCTCCGTTTTGCGGAACTGCGTTACCTTGTTGTTTGGCACGTCGTAGCGGTAGATGGTGGGTGGGTAGGTGAAGGAGGTGAAGGTGAAGAACACTTCTTTATCGCTCTGCTTGCCGTTAAAGCCACTCACGGTGCCCAGCGTTGGCAGCTCCACCGTGTTCAGGCGCTTGCCTGCTTGGTCAAACACCACTACCTGGCTGGTAGCGTCTTTCATATAGGTGGCAATGATGCGGCCGCCCACGGCAGACACGCCCTGCAGCACATTCTCCGACTCCGGCACAATCACCTTCCAGTGCTGCTCCTGCGGTTTTTTCGGGTCGATCATCACCAGGCGGTAGCGCGG is a window of Pontibacter kalidii DNA encoding:
- a CDS encoding prolyl oligopeptidase family serine peptidase, producing the protein MKKTTVFLLAGSLTAVSACSSSQTDTTATGMTTETTATEQALNYPDTKKIDHIDDYFGTKVADPYRWQEEHNEELDEWIAQQNEVTQGYLSSIDFRDNIKDRLTEIWNYPKYGAPFKEGGKYYFFKNDGLQNQSVLYVQESLEAEPKVFFDPNKLSDDGTVALTALQFSKDGKYLAYGTSSGGSDWNTYHVMETATGKKLDDQLEWVKFSGPSWSGNGFFYSRYDAPTEGNKLANKNEYHKVYYHKVGTPQSQDQLVYEDKQNALRNFYGQTTDDERFLILNVSEGASGANALYYKDLKDPKSTIKPIVDNFESEYNVVDNFGDQLLVMTNKNAPRYRLVMIDPKKPQEQHWKVIVPESENVLQGVSAVGGRIIATYMKDATSQVVVFDQAGKRLNTVELPTLGTVSGFNGKQSDKEVFFTFTSFTYPPTIYRYDVPNNKVTQFRKTEVNVNTDAFETKQVFYTSKDGTKVPMFIVHKKGLKLDGTNPTYLYAYGGFNISMTPSFSIANMLWLENGGVYAMPNLRGGGEYGEDWHKAGMTPNKQNVFDDFIAAAEYLIDQKYTSSERLAVAGGSNGGLLVGAFMTQRPELAKVALPAVGVMDMLRFHKFTIGWAWVPEYGSSEDEAQFKNLYTFSPLHNIKEGVKYPATLVKTADHDDRVVPAHSFKFISELQDKGAPGNPYLIRVDVRAGHGAGKPTSLVIQEYADTYAFIYENMGVNPYQQNQ